The region AGGTTAAAGATATGGCTGGCCTTGATACATTGGTCATAGGCCGGGTGCGCCATGATAATGCGCTTGCCGGTCTTTGGATCAACATGTTCCTGCGCCAGAATGGCCTCACACTCGGCTTCCGCCTCCTCGAAGTGACGCAGCAAAACCTCGGTGTTGGCAACGTCAAAATTCCAACGGGCATATTCTTCTTCGGTCTGCTTGAACACATCACCGTAGGACAGCGGGATCAGCGCCTCTGGGTCATTATAGGGCATGTCCATCACGTGATCGACGCCCAGAATATACATCGCCAAACGTTCCAAACCATAGGTCAGCTCGCCAGACACCGGATGGCAATCATGGCCGCCGACCTGTTGGAAATAGGTGAACTGGCTGACTTCCATCCCGTCACACCAGACTTCCCAGCCCAGCCCCCAAGCGCCCAATGTTGGGCTTTCCCAGTCATCTTCGACAAAACGAATGTCGTGCAAATCCATATCCACACCAATCGCCGCAAGCGATCCAAGATACAGCTCTTGCAGGTTGGGCGGGCTTGGTTTGATCAACACCTGATATTGGTAATAATGCTGCAACCGGTTGGGGTTTTCACCATAGCGCCCGTCTGTCGGACGGCGTGACGGTTGCACATAGGCAGCGGCCCATGGTTTTGACCCCAAAGAGCGCAAAGTGGTCGCCGGGTGAAACGTGCCCGCCCCGACTTCCATGTCATAGGGTTGCATGATCGCACAGCCCTTTTCAGCCCAATACGACTGAAGCCTCAAGATGATCTCTTGAAAAGAACGCGGTTTGCTACCTGAATGTGCCATGCTCTGCCCTTTTGAAACGCGATTTGTTCCTATGCGCAACAGCAGGGCGGGTCAATTGCAGGCATTGCGAATTTAGGGATGCATGTGGCCCTGAAATTGGTAAAAGGACGGTCAAATAGGAAATTTCCGTGACCGAAGGGCCAACTTCACTATGCCACGTATGTTAATGTCATTAGTTCTTGCAGTGTTTTTTATGTCGCGCGCCGCTTTTGCGCAGCAAAGTGATATTGTCTGGGTTCAAATCGAAGCACAGCCCAGCCTGACGCAAACGCAGAACGAAATTCGCAATTATGCCAACCGCTTACAAGACGTAAACGGCTTTGACCTGGGCGGAGGTTGGTATGGCATTGCGCTTGGTCCCTACACGCGCGAAGACGCGGAAACCGTGTTGAATGTGTACCGTCGCGACAATCTGATCCCACGCGATTCCTACATCACCTTTTCCTCGTCGTTTAAGCGGCAAGTTTGGCCCATCGGTGCGAATCTGTTGAACACCGCAGCGCTGGACACCCCCAATACCGAGACCCAGACCCCTGTGGCCGTGTTGGACGCAGCGGAAGCGGCCCCCACAATCATCGAAATCGCGGACGAAACCCCACGCGAGGCGCGCGCCAGCGAAGCCCGCCTGTCACGTGACGAGAAAAAGACCCTGCAATCCTGGCTGCAATGGGCAGGCTTTTACACAGCCGCCATCGATGGTTCGTTTGGCCGAGGCACCCGCGCCTCTATGTCTGCCTGGCAGGCCGCGAACAACTTTGAAACCACCGGTGTGATGACAACCCGCCAACGCGACATGCTGAAATCGCAATATAACGCTGTGCTCGAAGGCCTAGACCTTGAGGTTGTCACAAACCCAGACGCGGGCATCGAAATGCTAATCCCAACAGCTGTGGTTGAATTCAGCGCGGCGGAGTATCCGTTTGTAACCTTCACCCCCAAAGCCGACATCGACGCTCAGGTGGTGATGATCAGCCAAGAGGGCGACCAAACCACACTCTTTGGCCTTTATGACATCATGCAAACCCTGGACATCGTTCCGATGGACGGCCCACGCGAACGCAAAGACGACAGCTTCGTGCTGGTCGGCGAGGATGCCAGCCGCATCAGCCACACCGAAGTCAGCCTCAAACAGGGCGAAATCAAAGGGTTCACCCTTGTGTGGCCTGCAGGCGACGAAGAACGCCGCCGCCGCGTCCTTAGCGAAATGCGCGCGTCCTTCACCCGCACCTTTGGCGCGATGAACCCCAATATTGGCTCTGATGCGGTGCAAGACATCGATCTCTTGTCTGGTTTGGAAGTCCGCAAACCACAAGTGTCCCGCTCTGGCTTTTATGTCGATGATGCGGGCACCGTTGTGACCACAGCCCAAGCCATTGGCAGCTGCCAGCGCATCACAATCGACGAAGACTACGAAGCAGAAATCGCTGGTATTAACGCCGATCTGGGCATAGCCGTGTTGCGCCCAACCTCGTCTTTGGCCCCGATGGGGGTCGCGCAATTCCGCGAAAGCAACCCGCGTTTGCAATCTGATGTGGCCGTTGCTGGCTATTCCTTCGAAGGCGTTCTGGGGGCCCCTTCGGTCACCTTTGGCAAGCTGGCAGAACTGCGTGGCCTGCAAGGCGAAGCAGAGCTGACACGCCTTGCCCTGGCCCCACTGCCCGGTGATGCCGGTGGTCCGGTCTTTGATGCAGGTGGCGCTGTGGTGGGTATGCTATTGCCAGCCTCAACAACCGGCGAACGCCAATTGCCCCAAGACGTCAGCTTTGCTGCCCGTGGTGATGCAATCCGTGCTGTCTTGACCGAAGCAGGCTATCAAACCGCCTTGGGCGATGCGCTTGGTCTTATGGCTCCCGAAGATTTGACAGCCCATGCAAGCGATATGACTGTGCTGGTAAGCTGCTGGTAAGCCACTAAAAACACGGCGAAACAAACGAAAAACCCGCATCCTCAGATGCGGGTTTTTGTTTTTTTAAACCGAAAACCTTGGCGATTTGCAGCTCTAGACTCCAAGCTGTGTCAGCAAGGCATCCAGATGCGCGCGCTCTTCGCCTTCTAACGGGGCTTTGCGGGCGCGAAACAACGTCGCCTGAGATTTTAACACCAAGCCGTTGGACAGGATCTTCAAGTGGTTCGCGCGCAGCGTATCGCCAGTTGAAGTGATGTCGGCCACAGCCTCAGCAGTCATATTCTTGACGGTGCCTTCCGTTGCCCCTTGGCTGTCCACCAATTGATAATCAGCGACGCCATTTTCACGCAGAAACTCTCGCACCAACCGGTGATATTTAGTGGCGATCCGCAGGCGAAACCCATGTTGTTTGCGAAAAGCCGCCGCCGCCGCGTCCAGATCTTCCAGCAGGTTTACATCGACCCAGCAGGCAGGCACGGCAATGATCAGATCGGCCCCACCAAAGCCCAATTCGGCCATGGTTTCGATTTTCTGCTCCCAAAGCCCCAACTTTTCGCGCACCAAATCGGTGCCAGTGACACCCAAATGAATGCGCCCGGCGGCCAGCTCGCGCGGTATTTCACCCGCACTCAGCAACACCAATTCAATGCCGTCCACACCTTCGACCTTACCGGCATATTCACGGTCAGACCCGGTGCGCGACAGCTTAACGCCGCGCGCTCCAAACCAGTCAAAGGTCTTTTCCATCAACCGCCCCTTAGAGGGCACACCCAACTTGATTGTCATAGCTGCGCCTCCAGGCTCATAACCACTTCAGGCCGGATCACCGCGCCAACCGCTGGAATTTCGCTGCCATTGCCCAAAACCCGGGTCAGCGCATCATAACGCCCGCCAGTGGCCACCGGCGGCAGATTGGCAAAGCCATCTGCGTAAAACCCAAACACAAACCCATCGTAATATTCTAGGTTCGTACGGCCATAGCTGGCTTCAAATTCTAATGCATCCACCGATACGCCGCATTTGTCCAAAGCCTCGATCCGATCGCGCAGCTTAAACACCGCCTCAGTGATCGCAGGCATATCCACCGCAATATCGCGCAGCCTTTCCAAGGCAAACGGCAGGGTTTCCCGCACATTCAACAAGGCGTCCAGCAAATCCACCTGCCCTGCAGAGATCGGATCAGATTTCACATCCACACGCAGCGCTTCGATGCGGTCAGACACTTCTGCTGGTGTGCGCAGACCAATGAAGGGCACGCCACTTTGCATCGGGGCCTCTTCAGCCAGCAAAGCCGCCCGGCTCGCAGGCACAGGCACCCGGCCAGAATAGCGATCCAGCAAAGCCCGAAAACGCCGTGGCCGCCACACATGGCGCAACAATGCGGCCTTGCGGCGGTCAGATGTGTCCAAGCCCCGCACCGCAGCCATCAGCAGACCAATGTCACCGGTGGCAGCCCGCAACGGCAGATGCGCCAAAGCGCCCTGCACCAACGAAAACACCTCAGCATCCGCCGCCGCCGGGTTCTCACGATCAAAAACCTCGTAGCCCACCTGCGTATATTCATTGGCGCGGCCAGTATCATCTTCTTGACGGCGAAACACCTCACCCGAATAGGTGTAACGTGCCGGTTCTGCCCCGTGGTCCATATGCATCTGCACCACAGGCACGGTGAAATCAGGCCGCAACATCTGTTCCCCCAACAGGCTGTCACTGGTCACATAGGCCCGCGCGCGAATGTCTTCACCATAAAGGTCCAGCAACACTTCGGCAGGCTGCAAAACCGAAGTCTCCGCAACCGTGGCCCCCGTGGCCTCAAAACGCGCCCGCAATTCAGCGGCCCGCGCCCGGATCAACGCTTTTTGTGGCATCAGCTTACGTCCTCGTTCTGGCCCGCCAGTATCTCGCGTACCTTGGCCACCAAATCTCCGCGCGCCACTTCAAACTGACTCGGGCGTTCTTTCCACTCTTCCAGGGTGGCACTTTCCGCGATCTTGGCCCCCAGGATCAAATCTTTAATCTGAACAACGCCCTTTTCCTTCTCGTCGCCCCCTTCGATGATCGCCACCGGAGAATTGCGCTTATCTGCATATTT is a window of Cognatishimia sp. WU-CL00825 DNA encoding:
- the hisG gene encoding ATP phosphoribosyltransferase; amino-acid sequence: MTIKLGVPSKGRLMEKTFDWFGARGVKLSRTGSDREYAGKVEGVDGIELVLLSAGEIPRELAAGRIHLGVTGTDLVREKLGLWEQKIETMAELGFGGADLIIAVPACWVDVNLLEDLDAAAAAFRKQHGFRLRIATKYHRLVREFLRENGVADYQLVDSQGATEGTVKNMTAEAVADITSTGDTLRANHLKILSNGLVLKSQATLFRARKAPLEGEERAHLDALLTQLGV
- a CDS encoding serine protease is translated as MPRMLMSLVLAVFFMSRAAFAQQSDIVWVQIEAQPSLTQTQNEIRNYANRLQDVNGFDLGGGWYGIALGPYTREDAETVLNVYRRDNLIPRDSYITFSSSFKRQVWPIGANLLNTAALDTPNTETQTPVAVLDAAEAAPTIIEIADETPREARASEARLSRDEKKTLQSWLQWAGFYTAAIDGSFGRGTRASMSAWQAANNFETTGVMTTRQRDMLKSQYNAVLEGLDLEVVTNPDAGIEMLIPTAVVEFSAAEYPFVTFTPKADIDAQVVMISQEGDQTTLFGLYDIMQTLDIVPMDGPRERKDDSFVLVGEDASRISHTEVSLKQGEIKGFTLVWPAGDEERRRRVLSEMRASFTRTFGAMNPNIGSDAVQDIDLLSGLEVRKPQVSRSGFYVDDAGTVVTTAQAIGSCQRITIDEDYEAEIAGINADLGIAVLRPTSSLAPMGVAQFRESNPRLQSDVAVAGYSFEGVLGAPSVTFGKLAELRGLQGEAELTRLALAPLPGDAGGPVFDAGGAVVGMLLPASTTGERQLPQDVSFAARGDAIRAVLTEAGYQTALGDALGLMAPEDLTAHASDMTVLVSCW
- a CDS encoding ATP phosphoribosyltransferase regulatory subunit, whose product is MPQKALIRARAAELRARFEATGATVAETSVLQPAEVLLDLYGEDIRARAYVTSDSLLGEQMLRPDFTVPVVQMHMDHGAEPARYTYSGEVFRRQEDDTGRANEYTQVGYEVFDRENPAAADAEVFSLVQGALAHLPLRAATGDIGLLMAAVRGLDTSDRRKAALLRHVWRPRRFRALLDRYSGRVPVPASRAALLAEEAPMQSGVPFIGLRTPAEVSDRIEALRVDVKSDPISAGQVDLLDALLNVRETLPFALERLRDIAVDMPAITEAVFKLRDRIEALDKCGVSVDALEFEASYGRTNLEYYDGFVFGFYADGFANLPPVATGGRYDALTRVLGNGSEIPAVGAVIRPEVVMSLEAQL
- a CDS encoding glycine--tRNA ligase subunit alpha, with the protein product MAHSGSKPRSFQEIILRLQSYWAEKGCAIMQPYDMEVGAGTFHPATTLRSLGSKPWAAAYVQPSRRPTDGRYGENPNRLQHYYQYQVLIKPSPPNLQELYLGSLAAIGVDMDLHDIRFVEDDWESPTLGAWGLGWEVWCDGMEVSQFTYFQQVGGHDCHPVSGELTYGLERLAMYILGVDHVMDMPYNDPEALIPLSYGDVFKQTEEEYARWNFDVANTEVLLRHFEEAEAECEAILAQEHVDPKTGKRIIMAHPAYDQCIKASHIFNLLDARGVISVTERQAYIGRVRNLSKQCADAFVLTAAGGTAAQESAA